AAAATAAAAAACGATGAAATACACGAGAGTGTATCACGAAAACTTAAAGGCCTATCTGAGTCGGGCAAGACTAATCATTAATCAAGGCGGACAAGGGAGCGGAAAAACATTCTCTATACTTCAGGTTATTAGCCACATTGCATTATTAAGTAATAAGCCTTTATATATAATTATTGCCTCTTATGCATTACCGCATCTAAAAGGCGGTGCAATGATGGCTTTTGATAGCATATTAGAGGCCGAAAATGTAAATATCGGAGAGGTTAAAAACAAAAGTGAACATACTTATTACATAAATAAGGCTAAGATAGAGTTTTTTGGTATAGAAGGGAATGAAGCGAGAGCACACTCTTTAAGGCCTGACATACTATTTGTAAACGAAGCAAATAGGCGAATAAGTTGGAATGTTTTTTTGCAATTTTATTCACGAGTGCAGAGGGCAACGTTTTTGGACTTCAACCCTTCGGCTGAATTTTGGTTAAACGAACACATTTTAGGGAAAGAAAACGATTACGTGGTTATCCGCTCAAATTATATGGACAATCCTTTCATTGTCGAAAATGAAAGAAGGTTTATCGAAAGCAAGAAAGACAAACCCGAGTGGGCGAGCTGGTATAAAGTTTACGGATTGGGAGAATGGGGACAGCTGGAGGATGCTATCTTACCTTACGATGTTGGGCAATTTGACAATTCTTTGCCATTTGTTTTTGGTTTGGACTTTGGTATTCGGGATCCGGACGCATGTGTAAAAGTCGCAGTTGACAAGAAAAGAAACATTATATACGTAAAAGAAATGCTATATGAAAGCGGAAACTCAACTGATGAGCTGTACCGCAAGCTTTTGCTGACAACTGGAGCAAAAAATCTTATTGTTGCAGATAGTGCTTCGCCGAGGACGATAATTGACCTTAGACGTTTAGGGCTTAATATTATACCAGCTATTAAAAACAGAAAAAATG
This genomic window from Patescibacteria group bacterium contains:
- a CDS encoding terminase large subunit, encoding MMAFDSILEAENVNIGEVKNKSEHTYYINKAKIEFFGIEGNEARAHSLRPDILFVNEANRRISWNVFLQFYSRVQRATFLDFNPSAEFWLNEHILGKENDYVVIRSNYMDNPFIVENERRFIESKKDKPEWASWYKVYGLGEWGQLEDAILPYDVGQFDNSLPFVFGLDFGIRDPDACVKVAVDKKRNIIYVKEMLYESGNSTDELYRKLLLTTGAKNLIVADSASPRTIIDLRRLGLNIIPAIKNRKNETIKKIKEYKIIVDDSYNLMRELNGWTWLDKKAEIPMDGNDHLIDALLYAASYLIEGRKGVAVV